The following are encoded together in the Microbacterium hatanonis genome:
- a CDS encoding response regulator transcription factor produces MRVLIVEDELYLAEAIRDGLRLEAIAADIAGDGDTALEQLAVNAYDVVVLDRDIPGPNGDEIARRLAAEPASPRVLMLTAADRLDDKATGFESGADDYLTKPFALRELVLRLRALGRRPAASTPPVSEISGVRLDRFRREVFRDGHYVNLTRKQFAVLDVLMTAGGGVVSAEDLLERAWDENADPFTNAVRITISTLRKRLGEPWVIETVPGVGYRMTT; encoded by the coding sequence ATGCGCGTGCTGATCGTCGAGGACGAGCTCTACCTCGCCGAAGCGATCCGCGACGGGCTGCGACTCGAGGCCATAGCGGCCGACATCGCCGGCGACGGCGACACCGCACTCGAACAGCTGGCGGTCAACGCGTACGACGTGGTCGTGCTCGACCGCGACATCCCCGGGCCGAACGGCGACGAGATCGCACGCCGCTTGGCCGCCGAACCCGCCTCGCCCCGTGTGCTCATGCTGACGGCGGCCGACCGGCTCGACGACAAGGCGACGGGGTTCGAGAGCGGCGCCGACGACTATCTCACCAAGCCCTTCGCCCTGCGTGAGCTCGTGCTCCGGCTCCGTGCGCTCGGGCGGCGGCCCGCCGCATCCACGCCCCCGGTGAGCGAGATCTCGGGAGTGCGGCTCGACCGCTTCCGGCGCGAAGTGTTCCGAGACGGCCACTACGTCAACCTCACGCGCAAGCAGTTCGCCGTGCTCGACGTGCTCATGACGGCGGGGGGCGGCGTCGTGAGCGCCGAGGACCTTCTCGAAAGGGCGTGGGACGAGAACGCCGACCCGTTCACCAACGCCGTCCGCATCACGATCTCGACCCTGCGCAAGCGCCTCGGCGAGCCATGGGTGATCGAGACGGTGCCCGGTGTCGGCTACCGCATGACGACATGA
- a CDS encoding response regulator transcription factor: protein MIRVLIADDEDMIRTALASLLRLEDDLEIVAECRNGTDAVAEALRVEPDVCLLDLEMPGLDGVEVAERLRGKSSARCIVVTRHARPGVLRRALQAGVEGFVPKSRRAEEVAEIIRRVASGRRYVDPEIAADALADERSPLTDRELDVLRAGRRGETIAQIAATLHLSPGTVRNHVSSALGKLSVATRQQATVMAQERGWI, encoded by the coding sequence ATGATCCGGGTACTGATCGCCGACGATGAGGACATGATCCGCACGGCGCTCGCGTCTCTCCTGCGACTCGAAGACGACCTCGAGATCGTGGCCGAGTGCCGCAACGGAACCGATGCGGTCGCCGAGGCGCTGCGCGTCGAACCGGACGTGTGCCTGCTCGACCTCGAGATGCCCGGGCTCGACGGCGTGGAGGTCGCGGAGCGACTGCGCGGCAAGAGCTCCGCGCGGTGCATCGTGGTGACGCGGCACGCCCGGCCCGGTGTGCTGCGGCGCGCACTGCAGGCCGGGGTCGAGGGGTTCGTGCCGAAATCGCGGCGCGCGGAGGAGGTCGCCGAGATCATCCGGCGCGTCGCGTCCGGACGCCGCTACGTCGACCCCGAGATCGCGGCCGATGCCCTCGCCGACGAGCGCAGCCCCCTCACCGACCGCGAACTCGACGTGCTGCGAGCCGGCAGGCGCGGCGAGACGATCGCGCAGATCGCCGCGACCCTGCACCTCTCCCCCGGAACGGTGCGCAACCACGTCTCGTCGGCGCTCGGCAAGCTGTCGGTGGCCACGCGTCAGCAGGCGACCGTGATGGCGCAGGAACGCGGGTGGATCTGA
- a CDS encoding sensor histidine kinase, giving the protein MPVTGAAPSRERGLSLQAKLALSYAGFLIVAGIALFVVGFLLLRYVPDGNLYRPTGEYVPNRGDLIDVFVKYAWWAMAGLIVIGLIGGWVLAGLVLRPLGRIADAARRVRDGRFDQRVALPGRRDELTDLADALDTMLDRVEHTIAEERRFAANASHELRTPHAIIRTMVEVGQADPTGRDVDVLLQRIGSTNDRAIATTEALLTLARVGRGGLSIEAIDLAALASVALEDVQAEAEARSIRGQVSLPSVEVTANRALIGQLAANLLHNAIVHNEPGGWVRLTVTPGDRWAALTVENSGPVLDPAVAATLTEPFVRGAGRTRTESGHQGAGLGLAIVASIVRAHDGALEVTARPEGGLLVHVVLPR; this is encoded by the coding sequence ATGCCGGTGACCGGAGCGGCCCCCTCTCGCGAGAGGGGACTCTCGCTGCAGGCGAAGCTCGCCCTCAGCTATGCGGGGTTCCTCATCGTCGCCGGCATTGCCCTGTTCGTCGTCGGGTTCCTGCTGCTGCGGTATGTACCCGACGGCAACCTCTACCGCCCGACGGGTGAGTACGTGCCCAACCGCGGTGACCTGATCGATGTCTTCGTGAAGTACGCGTGGTGGGCGATGGCCGGGCTCATCGTCATCGGACTGATCGGCGGCTGGGTGCTCGCGGGGCTGGTTCTGCGACCGCTCGGGAGGATCGCGGATGCTGCGCGCCGCGTGCGCGACGGACGATTCGACCAGCGCGTCGCCCTCCCCGGGCGGCGCGACGAGCTCACCGACCTGGCCGACGCCCTCGACACGATGCTCGACCGCGTCGAGCACACGATCGCCGAGGAACGACGCTTCGCCGCGAACGCGTCGCACGAGCTGCGGACGCCCCACGCGATCATCCGCACGATGGTCGAGGTCGGTCAGGCCGACCCGACGGGTCGCGACGTCGACGTGCTGCTGCAGCGCATCGGATCCACCAACGACCGCGCGATCGCGACGACCGAAGCGCTCCTCACCCTCGCCCGTGTGGGCCGGGGCGGACTCTCGATCGAGGCGATCGACCTCGCAGCGCTCGCCTCGGTCGCGCTGGAGGATGTGCAGGCGGAGGCGGAGGCGCGCAGCATCCGGGGTCAGGTGTCGCTGCCGTCCGTGGAGGTCACGGCGAACCGGGCCCTCATCGGGCAGCTCGCGGCCAACCTGCTGCATAACGCGATCGTGCACAACGAGCCCGGCGGGTGGGTGCGACTGACCGTGACCCCGGGCGATCGATGGGCGGCGCTGACCGTCGAAAACAGCGGCCCCGTGCTCGACCCCGCCGTCGCCGCGACGCTCACCGAGCCGTTCGTGCGCGGCGCCGGACGCACGCGCACCGAGTCGGGGCACCAGGGCGCGGGGCTCGGTCTCGCGATCGTGGCGTCGATCGTGCGCGCCCACGACGGGGCGCTCGAGGTGACGGCGCGACCTGAAGGCGGTCTGCTCGTGCACGTCGTGCTCCCCCGCTGA
- a CDS encoding DUF1990 family protein codes for MATVTYAEVGATAGELPAGYHHVRSTRVIGHGRERFERASDDLFAGLVQRRAGARIRLSDVPLREGTRVRMLVSIGPLAFRIPCLVVWAERTATAAGFAYGTLPGHPERGEERFEVRLAPSGEVTFTITAFSAPGRWFTRLGGPLARLVQSRMTRRYLAAL; via the coding sequence ATGGCCACCGTCACCTACGCCGAGGTCGGCGCCACCGCGGGCGAGCTGCCGGCGGGGTACCACCACGTCCGCTCGACGCGCGTCATCGGCCACGGCAGGGAGCGCTTCGAGCGGGCGTCCGACGACCTGTTCGCCGGTCTCGTGCAGCGACGAGCGGGCGCACGCATTCGGCTGTCGGACGTGCCGCTCCGCGAGGGCACGCGCGTGCGCATGCTCGTGAGCATCGGTCCGCTCGCGTTCCGCATACCGTGCCTCGTCGTCTGGGCAGAACGGACCGCGACCGCGGCCGGCTTCGCGTACGGCACCCTTCCCGGGCACCCCGAGCGCGGAGAGGAACGCTTCGAGGTGCGCCTCGCACCCTCCGGTGAGGTCACCTTCACGATCACCGCGTTCTCGGCACCCGGCCGGTGGTTCACCCGCCTGGGCGGCCCGCTCGCCCGCCTCGTGCAGTCGCGGATGACGCGTCGCTACCTGGCCGCGCTGTGA
- a CDS encoding M15 family metallopeptidase — protein MLTLDAPAAPAPVRRASARRRRVVFVVAGVIAATLTAAVIGVAVTGTFSEAVAPFTKLVPFSPTAEDGLIAEGETVTVDDEVPAIARLNPDLRDAMRAAEAEAASDGLSFRVMSGWRSVEYQEWLLEDAIELYASEEVARQYVASPDRSTHVTGDGIDIGPTDAQFWLMTNGSRYGICQTYANERWHYELATDPGGVCPEMKSDAAS, from the coding sequence ATGCTCACGCTCGATGCTCCCGCCGCCCCTGCTCCCGTCCGACGCGCGTCTGCGCGGAGGCGGCGCGTCGTCTTCGTCGTCGCCGGGGTGATCGCGGCGACCCTCACCGCTGCCGTCATCGGTGTGGCGGTCACGGGTACGTTCTCGGAGGCCGTCGCGCCCTTCACGAAGCTCGTACCGTTCTCACCGACGGCAGAGGACGGACTCATCGCCGAGGGCGAGACCGTGACGGTCGACGACGAGGTGCCCGCGATCGCCCGCCTCAACCCCGACCTGCGCGATGCGATGCGCGCCGCCGAAGCCGAAGCGGCGTCGGACGGCCTCTCCTTCCGGGTGATGAGCGGATGGCGCAGCGTCGAGTACCAGGAATGGCTGCTCGAGGATGCGATCGAGCTCTACGCGAGCGAGGAGGTCGCTCGTCAATACGTCGCGAGCCCGGACCGCTCCACGCACGTCACCGGAGACGGCATCGACATCGGCCCCACCGACGCGCAGTTCTGGCTCATGACGAACGGCTCCCGCTACGGCATCTGCCAGACCTACGCGAACGAGCGATGGCACTACGAGCTCGCCACCGACCCGGGTGGGGTGTGTCCCGAGATGAAGTCGGATGCGGCGTCCTGA
- a CDS encoding small multidrug efflux protein gives MNPVADLILGFQNLIAQLPEWAQPLIVFVAGAVPFIEGEGAASIGIIGGINPVIAAIAGALGNFVAVAIVVLLGAQIRAALTRSKPRKPASARKEKFQKAFHRYGVVGVSLLGPLLLPTHFTAAALVGTGVPKARVLLWQGVAIVLWTTLLTLIITGVIAVAV, from the coding sequence ATGAACCCCGTCGCAGATCTCATCCTCGGATTCCAGAACCTCATCGCGCAGCTCCCGGAATGGGCGCAACCGCTCATCGTGTTCGTCGCCGGCGCGGTGCCCTTCATCGAGGGCGAGGGCGCAGCATCCATCGGCATCATCGGTGGCATCAACCCGGTCATCGCCGCCATCGCGGGTGCCCTCGGCAACTTCGTCGCCGTCGCCATCGTCGTGCTGCTGGGCGCCCAGATCCGGGCCGCGCTGACGAGATCGAAGCCTCGCAAACCCGCCTCGGCGCGCAAAGAGAAGTTTCAGAAGGCCTTCCACCGCTACGGCGTGGTCGGCGTGAGCCTGCTCGGACCCCTGCTGCTGCCGACCCACTTCACCGCCGCGGCGCTCGTCGGTACCGGCGTGCCGAAGGCGCGGGTGCTGCTCTGGCAGGGCGTCGCGATCGTCCTCTGGACGACGCTGCTCACCCTGATCATCACGGGTGTCATCGCCGTCGCGGTCTGA
- a CDS encoding LacI family DNA-binding transcriptional regulator, whose translation MTRRRVTMQEVADLAGVSKSAVSLAFNDPRKLSDTTLQNIRAASSELGYAQDPAARMLRTRRTDSLALLLPQQLDNVLENPYYTQFLQGIGQTCHREGFTLLLAPPLRGSMLRAIPYAAVDGFVVSGLEYDRGEVTALRQRRIPFVLVDSEWHDDVPSVEIDDGQGTVEVVDYLLGLGHRRIAFVAFETGVEGGFGAWRGPVRRRMDGVRRSLGEVGLSTDDPGMTVLEVACTRAGGTEAFRRLWAEPEPPTAIVAFSDIIAFGVLDAARAAGVDVPGALSVTGFDDLAEASWTAPSLTTVRQPIATKGRLAAEYLVEAIATDKPAEIRHQRLPTSLLVRASTGRAA comes from the coding sequence GTGACACGCCGACGGGTGACCATGCAGGAGGTCGCCGACCTCGCCGGGGTGTCGAAGTCGGCGGTCTCGCTGGCCTTCAACGATCCGCGCAAGCTCTCCGACACCACGCTGCAGAACATCCGCGCGGCGTCGAGCGAACTCGGATACGCGCAGGACCCGGCGGCACGGATGCTGCGCACGCGGCGCACCGACAGCCTCGCGCTCCTGCTGCCGCAGCAGTTGGACAACGTGCTGGAGAACCCGTACTACACGCAGTTCCTGCAGGGCATCGGTCAGACGTGTCACCGTGAGGGCTTCACCCTTCTGCTCGCTCCCCCGCTGCGCGGCTCGATGCTGCGCGCCATCCCGTACGCCGCCGTCGACGGCTTCGTCGTCTCGGGGCTGGAGTACGACCGGGGCGAGGTGACGGCGCTGAGGCAACGCCGCATCCCGTTCGTGCTCGTCGACAGCGAGTGGCACGACGACGTTCCGAGCGTGGAGATCGACGACGGGCAGGGGACCGTCGAAGTCGTCGACTACCTGCTCGGCCTCGGCCACCGCCGGATCGCCTTCGTGGCATTCGAGACCGGCGTCGAGGGCGGGTTCGGCGCGTGGCGCGGGCCCGTGCGCCGGCGGATGGACGGCGTGCGCCGAAGCCTCGGCGAGGTGGGCCTCTCGACCGATGACCCGGGCATGACGGTGCTCGAGGTGGCGTGCACCCGCGCCGGTGGCACGGAGGCGTTCCGACGCCTGTGGGCCGAGCCCGAGCCGCCGACCGCGATCGTCGCGTTCAGCGACATCATCGCCTTCGGCGTGCTCGACGCCGCTCGCGCGGCGGGTGTCGACGTGCCCGGCGCGCTCTCGGTGACCGGATTCGACGACCTCGCCGAGGCGAGCTGGACGGCGCCGAGTCTCACGACGGTGCGGCAACCCATCGCGACGAAGGGCCGCCTCGCGGCGGAGTACCTCGTCGAGGCAATCGCGACCGACAAGCCCGCCGAGATCCGCCACCAGCGGCTGCCCACCTCGCTGCTCGTCCGCGCATCGACGGGCCGCGCAGCGTGA
- a CDS encoding class I SAM-dependent methyltransferase produces MTAAVPHGATSALDVGTGDGLLARELRNAVPDVTAVDVDGEVLARAAMDRPDIAWVPGDIMRLDLGRSFDVVASVATIHHLPDLTAGLSRLRDLTAPGGALVVIGLARPSSLGDHLLGVIGALQHRWYVRRRTLWEHSAPTIWPPPHTYREVRVCAAEVLPGMIWRRHPMWRYSVVWRNAPVQDAASDFISGHTPPGSVASS; encoded by the coding sequence GTGACCGCCGCCGTTCCCCACGGCGCGACGTCAGCGCTCGACGTGGGCACCGGTGACGGTCTGTTGGCGCGCGAGCTCCGTAACGCCGTCCCCGACGTCACCGCCGTCGACGTCGACGGCGAGGTGCTCGCCCGTGCGGCCATGGATCGCCCCGACATCGCGTGGGTGCCGGGCGACATCATGCGGCTCGATCTCGGACGATCCTTCGACGTCGTAGCCTCCGTCGCGACCATCCACCACCTTCCCGATCTGACCGCGGGGCTGTCGCGGCTGAGGGACCTCACGGCGCCGGGCGGTGCGCTCGTGGTCATCGGGCTGGCCCGGCCGTCCTCACTCGGCGACCACCTGCTCGGGGTCATCGGCGCGCTTCAGCACCGGTGGTACGTGCGCCGGAGAACCCTGTGGGAGCACTCCGCCCCGACCATCTGGCCGCCTCCGCACACGTACCGGGAGGTTCGTGTCTGCGCCGCCGAGGTTCTTCCGGGAATGATCTGGCGGCGGCATCCGATGTGGCGCTATTCGGTGGTGTGGCGGAACGCACCCGTTCAGGACGCCGCATCCGACTTCATCTCGGGACACACCCCACCCGGGTCGGTGGCGAGCTCGTAG
- a CDS encoding sensor histidine kinase: MTTPTSAPYRGPRIGDRALGRGVTATWWYTATAVVFFGAVTPLSWVGWIPVHYDDAVGRVWLGLAATLLGVAGLVVLLSEYRPSVIARRDEERRTPRPGEVVGLGAMLVAGAVLGAATGSWLAGAGVVAAALSARSWPRGIRWRVVVGVTIVLIALWIVEVPTLWSRLDIYVPALFTTLLPVTFASSMWWWEIVLELDRAREAESALAATRERLRLANDVHDLQGHHLQVIALQLELAERLLQRDDPGGAAREIARARAAVDDARQGTRDLASQFRGVPLPDELENAADLLRSAGLEVTTDVDTHVGRIDALGPIVRESVTNVLKHGGGHHASLSLARNADRWVYRITNDDPGDDDTGWGSGLDGMTSRAEAVGGEVLVSREGTTFALTVSLPAGAASLDQEELA, from the coding sequence ATGACGACGCCGACGAGTGCTCCCTACCGCGGTCCGCGCATCGGCGACCGGGCGCTCGGCCGGGGTGTCACCGCGACCTGGTGGTACACCGCGACGGCGGTCGTCTTCTTCGGGGCCGTCACTCCCCTGTCGTGGGTCGGGTGGATCCCGGTGCATTACGACGACGCGGTCGGGCGGGTATGGCTCGGTCTGGCCGCGACGCTCCTCGGCGTCGCCGGCCTCGTCGTGCTGCTGAGCGAGTACCGGCCGAGTGTGATCGCGCGGCGAGACGAAGAACGTCGCACCCCGCGCCCCGGCGAAGTGGTGGGCCTCGGGGCCATGCTCGTCGCCGGAGCGGTGCTGGGTGCCGCCACGGGTTCGTGGCTCGCCGGGGCGGGCGTCGTCGCCGCCGCTCTCAGCGCGCGTTCCTGGCCCCGCGGCATCCGGTGGCGCGTCGTGGTCGGGGTCACCATCGTGCTCATCGCCCTGTGGATCGTCGAGGTGCCCACGCTGTGGTCTCGGCTCGACATCTACGTTCCCGCGCTGTTCACGACCCTGCTGCCGGTGACATTCGCCTCGTCGATGTGGTGGTGGGAGATCGTGCTCGAACTCGACCGGGCACGGGAGGCCGAGAGTGCACTGGCCGCGACGCGCGAGCGCCTGCGCCTCGCGAACGACGTGCACGATCTGCAGGGCCACCACCTGCAGGTGATCGCCCTGCAACTCGAACTCGCCGAGCGTCTGTTGCAGCGCGACGACCCCGGAGGCGCGGCCCGCGAGATCGCGCGCGCACGCGCCGCGGTCGACGACGCACGCCAGGGCACGCGCGACCTCGCATCGCAGTTCCGCGGCGTGCCGCTGCCCGACGAGCTCGAGAACGCCGCTGACCTACTGCGGTCTGCAGGACTCGAGGTGACGACCGACGTCGACACGCACGTCGGACGCATCGACGCGCTCGGACCGATCGTGCGCGAGAGCGTGACGAACGTGCTCAAGCACGGCGGTGGTCACCACGCGTCGCTGTCGCTCGCACGGAACGCCGATCGGTGGGTGTACCGGATCACCAACGACGACCCGGGCGACGACGACACCGGATGGGGGTCGGGGCTCGACGGGATGACGAGTCGTGCCGAGGCGGTCGGCGGCGAGGTGCTCGTTTCGCGAGAGGGCACGACGTTCGCGCTCACGGTGTCGCTGCCCGCCGGCGCCGCATCCCTCGACCAGGAGGAGCTCGCATGA
- a CDS encoding RBBP9/YdeN family alpha/beta hydrolase, whose amino-acid sequence MKMRVVVVPGIGGSDEDHWQSRWEADSVDMVRLEPVSWDAPEFGDWSAALDRATGGERVVIVAHSLGCLLAVRWAREHEVAGLFLVAVPDPGGAAFPRVAADFGDDLVDPPGAPTLLIASDDDPYCSPERSAAFARAWQADLVSVGSHGHLNSASNLGPWHEGRDLFAGFIAAVSDPQHPST is encoded by the coding sequence ATGAAGATGCGCGTAGTGGTGGTGCCGGGTATCGGCGGATCCGACGAGGACCACTGGCAGAGCCGGTGGGAGGCGGACTCGGTCGACATGGTGCGACTGGAACCTGTGTCATGGGATGCACCGGAGTTCGGCGACTGGAGCGCGGCGCTCGACCGGGCCACGGGAGGCGAGCGTGTCGTGATCGTCGCCCACAGCCTGGGCTGCCTGCTCGCCGTGCGGTGGGCTCGGGAGCACGAGGTCGCGGGGCTGTTCCTCGTCGCCGTCCCCGACCCCGGCGGTGCCGCCTTTCCCCGGGTGGCCGCGGATTTCGGAGACGACCTCGTCGACCCGCCCGGTGCGCCGACGCTGCTCATCGCGAGCGACGACGATCCGTACTGCTCGCCGGAGCGGTCTGCCGCGTTCGCCCGCGCATGGCAGGCGGACCTCGTCTCGGTCGGATCCCACGGACACCTCAATTCCGCGAGCAACCTCGGCCCATGGCACGAGGGGCGCGACCTCTTCGCGGGATTCATCGCTGCGGTCTCCGATCCGCAGCATCCGTCGACATAG
- a CDS encoding dihydrofolate reductase family protein, with protein MRKLVYYVATTIDGFIAPPGGGDPSGEPYFAVTPDLVAFIVENYPETLPAPARAAMGIDGPGRAFDTVLEGRASYEIGLAAGLTDAYPHLRHLVFSTSMSDSPGPAVEVVRENALDRVRALKAQDGLDLWLVGGGTLAHSLLPEIDRLVLKVNPWVIGAGIPLFAGAFSPTTFRAVGEKELAGGVRVVTYDRA; from the coding sequence ATGCGCAAGCTCGTCTACTACGTCGCGACGACGATCGACGGTTTCATCGCCCCGCCCGGGGGCGGCGACCCCTCGGGCGAGCCGTACTTCGCGGTCACGCCCGACCTCGTGGCGTTCATCGTCGAGAACTACCCCGAGACGCTCCCGGCTCCCGCCCGAGCGGCGATGGGCATCGACGGGCCCGGTCGGGCCTTCGACACCGTCCTGGAGGGACGGGCGTCGTACGAGATCGGTCTGGCGGCCGGACTCACCGACGCCTACCCGCACCTCCGGCATCTGGTGTTCTCGACCTCCATGTCCGATTCGCCCGGTCCCGCCGTCGAAGTGGTGCGCGAGAACGCGTTGGATCGGGTGCGCGCGCTCAAGGCGCAAGACGGCCTGGACCTGTGGTTGGTGGGCGGGGGCACACTGGCGCACTCGCTGCTGCCCGAGATCGACCGCCTGGTGCTGAAGGTGAACCCGTGGGTCATCGGCGCGGGGATTCCGCTCTTCGCCGGCGCGTTCTCGCCGACCACGTTCCGTGCGGTCGGCGAGAAGGAGCTCGCGGGCGGCGTGCGCGTCGTGACCTACGACCGCGCCTGA
- the cls gene encoding cardiolipin synthase produces the protein MNWRALLSRIPALVKTLSPVVLVVDIVIRVVAVIAVPRNRRPTSAMAWLMAIFIAPIPGSLLFGLFGSSKLPRDRRKRQREINDLILEHTQGIDEEIADDPRPPWFASVAQLNRTLGAMPLLEGNAARLFPHYEGSIAAMTDAVDAARRYVHVEFYILARDKTTIGFFDALKRARERGVQVRVLFDHWATITNPEGRNTRRWLKDNSIRFEEMLPFHPTKGMWRRPDLRNHRKIVVVDGKIAFTGSQNMIDSSYNKKGNIRRGLQWVDLMVRLEGPAAIGLDALFITDWYSETDELPDVTDVDELTVDHTDPGTFECQVVPSGPGFDGENNLKLFNALVYSAQKRLIIASPYFVPDDSMLYAITTAAERGVDVQLFACEVADQFLVYHAQRSYYEALLRAGVRIFLYEKPIVLHSKHFTIDDQVAVIGSSNMDMRSFSLNFEVSLLVHGREFVDDLRQIENDYRSRSKEVLLEDWLQRRVPVQVLDNVARLTATVQ, from the coding sequence ATGAACTGGCGCGCCCTCCTCTCCCGGATCCCGGCTCTGGTCAAGACGCTGTCACCTGTCGTCCTGGTCGTCGACATCGTGATCCGCGTCGTCGCCGTGATCGCCGTGCCGCGCAATCGGCGTCCCACGTCGGCCATGGCTTGGCTGATGGCGATCTTCATCGCCCCGATCCCGGGCAGCCTCCTGTTCGGCCTCTTCGGCAGCTCGAAGCTCCCGCGCGACCGGCGCAAACGCCAGCGCGAGATCAACGACCTGATCCTCGAGCACACGCAGGGGATCGACGAGGAGATCGCCGACGACCCGCGCCCGCCGTGGTTCGCATCCGTCGCGCAGTTGAACCGCACGCTGGGTGCGATGCCCCTCCTTGAGGGCAACGCCGCCCGACTGTTCCCGCACTACGAGGGCTCGATCGCGGCGATGACGGATGCTGTCGACGCGGCGCGCCGGTACGTGCACGTGGAGTTCTACATCCTTGCGCGCGACAAGACGACGATCGGCTTCTTCGACGCCCTGAAGCGCGCGAGGGAGCGGGGCGTGCAGGTGCGCGTCCTCTTCGACCACTGGGCGACGATCACGAACCCCGAGGGGCGTAACACCCGCCGCTGGCTGAAGGACAACAGCATCCGGTTCGAGGAGATGCTGCCCTTCCATCCGACGAAGGGCATGTGGCGCCGCCCCGATCTGCGCAACCACCGCAAGATCGTCGTGGTGGACGGCAAGATCGCCTTCACCGGTTCGCAGAACATGATCGACAGCAGCTACAACAAGAAGGGCAACATCCGCCGCGGTCTGCAGTGGGTCGACCTCATGGTGCGTCTGGAAGGGCCGGCGGCCATCGGCCTCGACGCCCTGTTCATCACCGACTGGTACAGCGAGACCGACGAGCTGCCCGACGTCACCGACGTCGACGAACTGACCGTGGACCACACCGACCCCGGCACGTTCGAGTGTCAGGTCGTGCCGAGCGGGCCGGGGTTCGACGGCGAGAACAACCTGAAGCTCTTCAACGCTCTGGTCTACTCGGCGCAGAAGAGGCTCATCATCGCAAGCCCGTACTTCGTCCCCGACGACTCGATGCTCTACGCCATCACGACCGCGGCCGAGCGTGGTGTTGACGTGCAGCTGTTCGCGTGCGAGGTGGCCGACCAGTTCCTCGTCTATCACGCGCAGCGGTCGTACTACGAGGCGCTGCTGCGAGCCGGCGTGCGGATCTTCCTCTACGAGAAGCCGATCGTGCTGCACTCCAAGCACTTCACCATCGACGACCAGGTCGCCGTCATCGGGTCGAGCAACATGGACATGCGCTCGTTCAGCCTGAACTTCGAGGTGTCGCTGCTCGTGCACGGCCGAGAGTTCGTCGACGACCTCCGCCAGATCGAGAACGACTACCGGTCGCGCTCGAAGGAGGTGCTGCTCGAGGACTGGTTGCAGCGCCGCGTGCCCGTGCAGGTGCTCGACAACGTCGCCCGCCTGACCGCCACCGTCCAGTAG